The following nucleotide sequence is from Pararge aegeria chromosome 13, ilParAegt1.1, whole genome shotgun sequence.
CAACTTCTACGTCCTAAGTACATACGGAATCTCATGTAATTACGGAGTTACAACATAACAAGTATTTCCTGAGGAATTGATTTAAGATGGCAGTTGGCTATCCGGTTTCTAAACGGCAACGTAAAGCCGTAACGGAACTTAATTTCTTGGTGACAccactttgtcggtagggttgtcactagccgaagcctccaaccCGACCAGCCCAGAGAAAATACTGAAATAATCAATTGCCGAATTGTCCTCGAACCTCCCATTTATAAACACCAAATTGTTGACAAAACGTTGTTTCTTACTCTAGTATCACAAAAATGGAATGAAACTATAACTTTACGGCgttatttgcttttttaattttagcaaataaaatatcgctcgcttgcctgaaagttctccataatgttttcaaaaggcgtgtgaagtctatcaaacATCACTttggcagcgtggtggacgatgTACTTAACCTTTAACTGCGGATTccagtggaccggtaatgtgttgaCAATGACGATGGTGATACAAATAATGATAAAGATACGCCATACACGCCTGTCATTATAGGTACCTCAAAGATATcctgtatacataaataaacaatttaattatctCCCCCTATATTGAAagttagttaataaaaaaatccgcGTGTATTTAAGTCTCAAACCAAAAATTGATGTGAGTGGATTAGTTTTTCTATGCAAAGCGTCTAATCCGAACACATCAGTCATCACTCTATCGGATGAGATTGTAGATTAGCATACATACGGCTTTAAAGTTAAGCACTTAGGTTCCACTACATCATTAcgggtatatttatatatgtattaaccAAAAGCACTATGGAATGGattcttaaatttatataggtatacccTATACCTTCATACCACCGCTCGATTgcatttaaaacaaattgtaattGCGGGTGTAGTTTTAGgtagagcgcgcttgcctagaagatgcctatttactATTGACATTAGGCGGCTAGGAGTTATTAGCATTTAAGTAGTTCTTGTTTTGCGGCGCGTTCCTATCGAACGAGTATCAGAAACGAGTAGCTCGTAATCAAAGTGTTTGAGCGTCTATGGTATATCAACAACGTACCTACACACGCTACGATGTGAGTTTGAAATCATGAGttcgaatcatcatcatcatcatcaacagcctattacggtccactgatggactaaaggcctctcccattgggaggatttgcccataatcaccacgctggacagacgggttggagatcgcagtagatggtagtagtaacacagaggacgctgctgtccgttctccgttatatttccttagtcgcctcgtacgacacccgcgggaagaagaggggtggtgagaactgtattctcatctgccgtcaccacacggcctcATAGTTCGAATAATAGAAAGGTAAGTGaagaaataaatcaaaaatatttaaaatttaatatttagttaaattaaaaaatatttaatatttaattaaaaatagtgaAAGTAATCTTTCGCCTCACACTCCAAAATATTTATAGTGGAGTCTGACGATGTTCCAAATATGCCAATTACGAATAttgattatcgccatcatctcactaccgtgtaatattcatgtaatatacgcatcaaaagtgccacctatgggcctacttgaataaagatatttttgactttgactttggaagTGTTGCGAAAACATAGTAtaatactttaaagttttaatacgTTACCCTGTGGAAACATTTTGAAAGACTTTGCGATGCTATCTTGATGCCTTTGCAGTTTATGTACCAAAGTGCACAGTTCATGTTTATCATCGTTATTATGTGATAATACGCTGTGGTGTGCCGTAATATGAACCCGTCTAATAAAGCACATAGACTAAGAAGAAACCCCACTGCTAGGAGCAAACAGCCGACGCTTATGATCACTATTGTTGTTCTCAAGTTCGGGAACTGTAGATTTTCGCCCGTGATACGATAATATCTCACCTGTAAATAACAACAGATCTAGAGTGAAAGTAGATTTATAAGAGagtataattcttattttaagtcACATTTACCTACgctttgtaatttaaataaatatataaataaataaataataaatatactaccaagccccaagtaagcatagcttgtgttatgggtactgagatgactgatgaatatttttatgaataaaatacataaatgcttataatatacagtaaaacacccagacattgaaaaacacttatgttcatcacacaaacattttccagttgtgagaatcgaacccacggccttggactcagaaagcagggtcgctgcccactgcgccagtcggccgtcacaaatatacttttatggaattaaaagtagcctatgtaacCGTTCaagcaataaaacaaaaataactattcAAAATCAGCTGTTTAACATAGTGGTTCATCAAAATATGCAACCTTCCAAAAGTTGCTACCTTGCTTTATGGACAAACAGCGGAGGTTcaaacgcttttttttttaatttattttgcggCCCTGGAtcaagtcctttaaggcctttcaaaaaaatattacagtttagcttaaaactaagataagtttaaatattacattttagctTAAAATTCAAACGCTTGAATCTATGCATCCAAAGAGCAACGACCAATATTAATAGTAGTATGAAagccttttgtgacagagcttgttcTGGGAAAaactaccgtcatgcttattaaTGCAGCaaatgtgttccggtctgaagagcgtggttgccggtgtaattacaggcacataaggctgAATACCTAAGCCTCAGGTTGATGCGCCTACGCCTTACATGCCCTGCTTAGTGTTGCCATGTTGTCAGTTGAGGCCGGTTATGCACTTCGGGCgcgttcaataggtatggccagcgcacgaacgtttacctagttcctcgccttattaatgaattacccactgatgtacgagacaatattaatcctcgtaatattaagaaaaaactgaaatcCTTCTTTTTGAGTcacttatgatcatttttatacacatcatggtaaactggcaataatgttctgcagttaacgtacctagacttaattctctgttagcatatattataaACCTGGGTGGTTTCCTGATgctataagatttttttttgttaactaaaataaataaatacaaaataatataatatattatagacgCCGGTTTTCAGGTGGGCCACCATGGTACGTCAACTATCACcataaaaaaatgtaggtacatagaagTCACGTTTATACCTTGATAAACTTAACATATTTTACTCTAAGGTGAAAACTTAGTAAGCTAGGCCGAAGAGAACGGTAACAGTGTTAAGAATTTGACCCTTACTTGAAACTTTCCCCAATTCGTTTTATAAATGGCCACTTGATGCGCGACACCCCATCCGACGAATGGGATCCAAAAGTGCGGGACAAGAAAAGCGACGAACAGTATAGCATAAATGTAGTCGTCGAATTTTTTTGTCGAGCGCAGAATCATGATGCGTTCATAACCAACGATCAAAACGATGACAGTCGTAACGATGTAAAAGAATATAGCGTATGCTGTGGCACGGGATTTCCAACTGAATGTGATTGTACCTGGAAAATAAACAATCCCATTTGTGATATTTCATATAGCTCACAAAATGTTTTTTCACCGTTTGCACAGTTTCAAAAAAGTGCCAGAGTGTgctccacacacccttgagaacgttattgagaactctcaggcatgccggtttccccacggtgtttccttcaccgttgaagcaagtgatattttaattggtttaaacgcacataacttagaaaagttagaggtgcatgctggaaATCGGATTCAGGctttcgaaagtgaagtcgaattcctatCCACAGGAATATCACCGTTTACCGACAACAGAGTAGTTGTAGCTCGTTATTCGCTCGTAGCTTCGCTCTTATTATGCCGTATTATTTAACTaagcttttaattaaataatacggcaatatatataattatagctTATAGTAACGCTAAAGCAATCATACAGTTCTATAACTAAAAGCGTTAACTGATTTTTTAGTCGTAAAAAGTTTGctgtgataaaattaaactctCGGGGCTATTAAAACTTTCGAATAAAGCTTTATAATTGTAGGTATCTCAACCCTAATTAGGTTATACCAAAAGACTAACCAAACTTTTTTTAGGGATTTTATCGCTACATTCTTTGATAATCTACTATGTAATGTTAAATCTATCGTAAGTGGAGGAACCATCTACTCAGGATGGAGTTTGCCAAGCTGGTTTAAGATTCCGAGGCAGTTCTCTTTAGCATCAGCTCGTGGGCATCCTTCCGAAGCCGTTGAAGCGGGGACATTTCTTGCACCGCTTCATGGTAAGTGTTAATGCAATTATCCCAGTcagtattattgtttttcatagtaaaaattaaagcggtgatagcgcagtggaaAGATTTTCGACCTAACTTTTGGGGAGCCGAGTTGAATAGTATTTACACCGGCTATCAAGCACAGCAATGATTACTATAATCTACTTACTTACCAGGTCTCGAACGAGTAATCGGCATAACGGCCAATGCTCGAAACAGAACAAGGAGAAGTTTGTGGTCTCTGTAGAACTGATCGTGCATTTCACAAGTATCGCCGTCCTGAGATGAGAGCAGATTACGCTGTTCACGCTCCTAcaggatattaaaatttataagtaataagttACCTCGTAAGTGGTTTCTCCCCGCGACTTTATTCGCGTGAAACGTCTCTAACTTCTTAACGATCACTATGCAAAAGACCATGTCGATCTCTCGTTCAATCGTCAAATCCATCCCACGTATATTTTTCAGGGAAAAAAATTAGTGctattattaggtaggtatatgctATTCTAGTCTTTAATCACTTTCTTTGCTAAATTACATCCGATTCCGTTTAGCCGTtctggcgtgattgagtaaaaaacattcaaactttaaagttttttattagcatagtgtacctatataaatgattatttttgaaaacataTGTGATAAGCTAGTGGTCAAAAATCAAAAAGGTTAGTAAAGAAGTGTACCTATTACTTACATAATCCCTCTGCGATTTCTCGTAAACAATTCTATTCAGCTGCAAATGCTTCATATCTTTccttaataatgaataatttatgccTTCCTCAAACAAATGATCTGGTATCATTTTTTTGCTTACAATTCAAAGTATTCCTACGAGAAAAAGCTGCTTTACTGTATCGTAAGTGGAATAAATATCGAGTCATTATCGCCTACTAACCGACAGAAACCAATTTTACACACGGTTTGTTTTTGTGTTACCTATAGGtacacacatatattttttttatttcaattctaaAACCCGGCGGATAAACAgttgaagaaaaaaacaaaaccctaaaataaattctaatttgtaaattattcttACAGAAAATTGTactgttatttaataataatttaacattatttaaaaaaaacagaacatttgtctgcaaaaataataaaagaatagcTTTTGGTCGGTTACGCTAAGTTGCGGTAAAGGCTCGATATTGTGTAACGCAGTAGTAAAGCGCCTTTTGTGAACTGTCAGAACAGGTAATAAATGAACAGCCCTTAAATATTCTAGGTACCAAGAGGTGGCATTATCGAATAGGTAAACAAGAATGAGTAGCCTATTCCATTAAACTTGAAAGCTAACGATGGTAAACCCTTTGAATTTTAATGCTAACGAACGTGCCTGTATAATGACTATTTGGACTTAAATGCTcgcttatatataatatagttgagTGAACGtagtgtaatgtattcttttgACCTGGATACGTCAAATAcagtactttatttttttccactactagttcgcctttgactgcaatctcacctggtagtaggCGATGCATtctaagaaggtagcgggctaacctgttagggttatatAAAACCTATACCCTCAtcaatttctacgcgacattgtactgGAACGCTGAACCGCTTAGATGAAAGttattgtcggtagggtggactGCCGGAGCCTCCCATCACACctgaccggagaaaattcagaaattataaatatcccggggatcgaacccgggatcgaCTACTTAAAACCACACCACACAGTTGCGCCCGGAAGGTCCtcgtaaaaattgtaaaatatgaaAGACTACACCTGCCTCTTTGTTCGCGCACTATTTCAGATGCTATTTTGTTCCCACACAAACTTCCATTCCCTATTCTGCcaccttttaaattaattttcaaaaaggTATTTACTTTTCCAGGCCTGTCGTTTTATCGAGACTGGGACTCAGAAATGTCTCGAAGCCTTTAAGATGTGGTGCTACCGTAGAATGTTCCGCATTAGCTGGACAGTTTCTGCAAAACATCACGAAGAGAAAAGTCGAATATCTGGGCCACATCCTGAGACCAACGTTGACCTACGTTGAGCGACCAACTGCTCCAGCTAATAATGATGCAAAGTAGAGAGCAAACGACGCGTTGGAAGAAGGAAGTTGGTACTGGTTGAGCAACATCCGTGAGTAAGCAAAAATCGCTAGCGTGGAAAAATATTTTCGCTTCGAAGTTCGCTGAGCTCACGCCCaatttccagtagtggagaggaAAATAAACACTTTTACTACTACAATTACTAgttatactttaaatatacacaacttgtaaaatgtaaaaaattaaatccagTTTTACAACTTTAGATATCATTTATTCAAGCTATAAAGATATCACAgtgttattacattttaataaataagttatttttttatttatttgagaaaCAGTAAGGACCTTTTTCCCAGTCGcccaataaatgaattattccAACATTGAATAAGtatcaaaataacttttaaaagcttAACGTGCGATTGCGAAACAGGTCCTATATCAATGGACGATAAATGATTACATGCAGTTTCAAATATGCCCTGCCAAACAATagtcagaaattaaaattaaatatcaggACTTGTACAtagatgttaaatttattttctcctGGAACACTTTCAGCTATTTGTATTAGAAATTGTACATAGTctacaaaattaaatagtaaGAAGACTAATTCATATAAGTACCAAATTTAATGTAAGCATGCCGTACgaatatagttaataataataaataattgataaagcTAAGAACGTGCTTAAGACGTGCAAGCATAGCCTATATTAAATCGATGTTTGCAAGAATCttttgtgtaatattttttatacaatctGTCTTTAGTTGCATTGGACggatatttattaacatttggGTACTATTTTCTTAAGGTAGTAAATGTAAGAtttatcaggtgggccatctcgATCAAttctctaataatattttttttttaaatgtctctATTGCAGACGTTTCCCATAGATGCCTTAGGATCGGTTTTGAAACATTAGATTCTGTACTTTGTTATAAAACAAGTTAAGATCGAGACATGACAAAAATATCATGATTCCCGTTGGGAACATACTCTGTACTGCCGTCAACGGTGTGCGCTAGCCATAAGTTATTAgcatgttaaatattaaaaatgttttgcgTGCGACCAATAACAAGCCTCGCTCGAAATCGCTTTTTGTGATTGGTTGTTCACTGCGCTTGTGATTGGACGCGGCGATTTGGCCTTGACTTTACACTCACGGTACTGTTTCAGTTACCATGGTTATTATTGCAGTGTTCAAGTCTGAGGGCTAGAttgccgttgtaattacaggaacatcagacttaacacttacgcctttataggcgatagtccgtcaatttaaaaaaattattactgtttAAAAAAAGCATGCCTgcctatatttatttcatcgctataaacaaatcaaaaatcaGCCTggtatggaaagagctatgcatGGTCTTAGGgggataagatccgtaacgaagtgattcgccaaagaactaaagtaacaGACATCGTGTTAGCATACTAAActggcagtgggctggtcacgtttgtcggaggaccgatggtcgttggagtcgaaaggtcctcgagtagagaccgcgtgtcggtaaacggagtgtcggacgccccccaactagatggagcgacgacctcggaaaagtggcaggcatcgactggatgaggaaagcagaaaataggaaaagttggcgctgcttgaaagaggcctatgttcaCGCACACACGCAGTGGACGCACGCTGACGCTTAGGATATCTGCTAAAAAGTAAATTCACAAGTAAACATGAATAGAAGTTTGTTTTACTCGCGTGTATCGAAAGTTGTAGATTACCCAACCTAATTTAGCCTTCACCTGAGTCTTAAcacaaataacaattttatacttatatcaaggcatattttatttataaccctACGACTTAAGTTTAGTTAACTGCGCCATAAGTTCCTTATCGATATCGGATGTGGATTCGCCAACTTTGTTGCGTGCGACCGACGGTGCATTTGCcatctgaaaaataaatataagtccaatctatactaatgttataaatgcgaaaatctGGGTGGATGTTTGTTGGCCAATCATAATAAAAGAGCTGAACGGATCTGttaaaaaagcaaacaaatggTAGGCTGAAATAGCACTAtagctgctttttatcccgtaaAGATGTAACTGCGGTTCCGTGGGGTagacttgtttttatttttcacagagcaagattttttttagagtTCATGGGTCTGAGAATAACATAGGCATATTTCCAAGCGAACGAACGCACAAGaagaaataatatcataaacagATATCTGGTACCTACATGTACATACCTGTTactatataaaatgatatatcCCATCCAGCTGCGCGCTTTTTGTCTTCCGTCCACCTCATTTGGGGTCTTCCAACAAGGTGGACGGCCGAAATCaagagatatgtgcgttttaaaatataaccttactttatcgatgaaggaaaacatcgtgaggaaacctgcaggctTGAGAGAATTCGTGCAAATTGCAAAActgcctaaactcttctcattctgagaggaaatccgtgcactgtagtgggtcggtaatgttATTACCTTGTCAGACTTTGAAACTCTCTTTTCTTACCTTTCCACTAACTTCGATGCCAATTTCATCCAAGACCTGGTTGACAATGCCCTCAGATTCCTCCTCGTCGCCCGACTCGGTCATAATGTCATCTAATGTATCTGaaactacaaataaaaacaaaaatgagtaCGTAAAATTGTCGTAAAAAATCTGAAGTGCAGAATTTacatttgattgtttttttaagttaaaaagttaGGATTAATTGTTTCTGTAGAGTGACATTACACTGAAAACAAATACATG
It contains:
- the LOC120628801 gene encoding gustatory and odorant receptor 22-like — its product is MIPDHLFEEGINYSLLRKDMKHLQLNRIVYEKSQRDYEREQRNLLSSQDGDTCEMHDQFYRDHKLLLVLFRALAVMPITRSRPGTITFSWKSRATAYAIFFYIVTTVIVLIVGYERIMILRSTKKFDDYIYAILFVAFLVPHFWIPFVGWGVAHQVAIYKTNWGKFQVRYYRITGENLQFPNLRTTIVIISVGCLLLAVGFLLSLCALLDGFILRHTTAYYHIITMINMNCALWYINCKGIKIASQSLSKCFHRDVEVECTASLISSYRYLWLNLSELLQSLGNAYARTYSTYCLFMFFNITIAVYGALSEIVDHGFRFSFKEMGLFVDAAYCSTLFFIFADCSHKATLQVAAGVQDTLLSIDVLSVDRPTQKEIDHFIQAIEMNPAVVSLKGYAHVNRELLTSAISMIAIYLIVLLQFKISLPKDPSNI